A stretch of Synechococcus sp. WH 8020 DNA encodes these proteins:
- a CDS encoding IctB family putative bicarbonate transporter has protein sequence MAEAPAPPPLLLRWQGVLPASDPQRRRLRWLASILLMVLLAGLPFLTRTGLALVVLACGALWILWSSVSRPQRIGAISAWVLLFVGIALLATGFSPVPAAAAKGLIKLLSYLGVYALMRQLLAERPEWWDRLLAALLGGELLTSVMALRQLYGPTEELARWADPNSVAAGTIRVYGPLGNPNLLAGYLVPILPLALVALIRWRGWGARCYAAIALGLGATATLFSYSRGGWLGMLAVLGVLVLLLVLRAIRSWPKLWRRLVPIALLVLAGVALAIAVTQVDPIRTRVASLLAGRGDSSNNFRINVWLAAVEMIQDRPWLGIGPGNAAFNAIYPLYQQPKFNALSAYSVPLELLVETGIPGLIAALGLAGASLRNGLTALRSTAALALPWLGCLAAIAGLVVQGATDTIFFRPEVQIIGWFCLATLSQAHQTSHE, from the coding sequence ATGGCTGAGGCTCCGGCCCCACCACCTTTGTTGTTGCGCTGGCAAGGAGTCCTGCCCGCGAGTGATCCGCAGCGCAGACGCCTTCGCTGGTTGGCCAGCATCCTGCTCATGGTTCTGCTCGCAGGACTGCCCTTCCTCACGCGAACGGGACTCGCGCTCGTGGTTCTGGCTTGCGGAGCGCTGTGGATCCTCTGGTCCAGCGTGAGCCGACCGCAGCGCATCGGTGCCATCAGCGCCTGGGTGCTGTTGTTTGTTGGCATCGCCCTACTCGCAACAGGATTCTCCCCTGTTCCTGCCGCAGCAGCGAAAGGCTTGATCAAACTGCTCAGCTATCTCGGTGTGTATGCCCTGATGCGCCAGCTACTGGCCGAACGACCCGAGTGGTGGGACCGACTCTTGGCCGCGTTGCTGGGCGGTGAATTACTCACCAGTGTGATGGCCTTGCGCCAGCTTTACGGACCCACTGAGGAGCTCGCACGCTGGGCCGACCCCAACTCCGTAGCCGCAGGGACGATCAGGGTTTATGGCCCCCTAGGCAACCCCAATCTGCTGGCGGGATATCTGGTGCCAATCCTGCCGTTGGCGCTCGTTGCCTTGATCCGCTGGAGGGGCTGGGGGGCACGTTGCTATGCAGCTATTGCACTCGGTTTGGGAGCAACGGCCACCCTGTTTAGCTACAGCCGCGGGGGCTGGCTCGGCATGCTCGCGGTCCTTGGTGTGCTGGTGCTGCTGCTCGTGTTGCGTGCCATCCGCAGCTGGCCAAAACTGTGGCGGCGTCTCGTCCCCATCGCTCTGCTGGTACTGGCTGGTGTGGCCTTGGCGATCGCAGTCACGCAGGTGGATCCGATCCGTACACGGGTCGCCAGCCTGCTGGCGGGACGAGGCGATAGCTCCAACAACTTCCGCATCAACGTGTGGTTGGCCGCAGTGGAGATGATTCAAGACCGGCCCTGGCTCGGCATCGGGCCAGGCAACGCCGCCTTCAATGCCATTTACCCCCTCTATCAACAACCCAAGTTCAATGCCCTGAGCGCCTATTCCGTTCCCCTGGAACTCCTCGTTGAAACGGGCATTCCAGGCCTAATCGCTGCTCTTGGGTTAGCGGGAGCCAGTCTTCGCAACGGCCTCACAGCCCTGCGTTCAACGGCTGCCCTGGCGTTGCCCTGGCTGGGCTGCCTTGCCGCCATCGCCGGACTGGTCGTCCAAGGCGCCACGGATACGATTTTTTTTCGACCAGAAGTACAAATCATCGGTTGGTTTTGCCTGGCAACCCTGAGTCAGGCTCACCAGACCAGCCATGAGTAA
- the trmB gene encoding tRNA (guanosine(46)-N7)-methyltransferase TrmB has protein sequence MRQHVNPLSRFFQLPLELPAPQMLFAHPNLPIHLDIGCARGFFLLELAAMQPDRNHLGVEIRRPLVQAAQRDRDRLQQHNLHFLFCNANISLEAWMAALPPDQLQLVSIQFPDPWFKQRHRKRRVLQPALLHAIAAALHPGRHLFLQSDVLAVIEPMVALVELSNCFARPKDDPQPWRTSNPLPVATERERYVQDQGQPTYRVLFERTQAALPALRDLEMAWQQVDNSKDAAPTPHG, from the coding sequence ATGCGCCAGCACGTCAATCCCCTCAGCCGCTTCTTTCAGTTGCCGCTGGAGCTACCGGCGCCACAGATGCTGTTTGCGCATCCCAACCTGCCGATCCATCTCGATATTGGTTGCGCTCGAGGCTTTTTTCTGTTGGAGCTGGCGGCGATGCAGCCCGATCGAAACCACCTCGGAGTTGAGATCCGCAGGCCCCTGGTGCAAGCAGCCCAACGGGATCGTGACCGGCTGCAGCAGCACAACCTTCATTTTTTATTTTGCAACGCCAATATCAGCCTGGAAGCTTGGATGGCAGCGTTGCCACCAGACCAGTTGCAGCTGGTGAGCATTCAGTTTCCAGATCCCTGGTTCAAACAACGCCATCGCAAACGCCGAGTGCTGCAACCCGCCCTCTTGCATGCCATCGCCGCCGCACTCCATCCCGGCCGACATCTGTTTCTGCAAAGTGATGTGTTGGCAGTGATCGAACCGATGGTGGCCCTCGTGGAGCTCTCCAACTGCTTTGCCCGCCCGAAAGACGATCCACAGCCATGGCGAACCAGCAATCCATTGCCCGTAGCGACGGAACGGGAGCGCTACGTCCAGGACCAGGGACAACCCACCTATCGCGTGCTGTTTGAGCGCACCCAGGCTGCGCTTCCAGCATTAAGGGATCTGGAGATGGCTTGGCAACAGGTTGATAATTCCAAAGACGCTGCACCCACACCTCATGGCTGA
- a CDS encoding FIST signal transduction protein, with amino-acid sequence MVPFNPLDWFRGSGAQAKCRTALSGCASLEEASKDVTNQLGSEKGDLALVFVSNHFASDLPRLLPLLSQRIQAEHWIGFVGGGVVGTDSAGRSQELEQTTALSITLLNLPGAQLKPFQLDTGSLPDLDGPVQNWQDWVSVDPANSRSLLLFIDPSCGAINDLISGLDYAYPNAAIIGGIAAPHNASHGSLLLNGQIINGAAGVSIGGDWVLDPVVAQGCRPIGPVFAIEQAQRNVLLELSDGDRRDTPVACLQRVLADLNAEDRELVQHSLFLGVERRNLMQECPSDFLVRNLIGVDPRNGAVAVAERVRPGQHVQFQLREAQSSRQEARQLLEVSQERCPLPPPLCGLLFACLGRGSGLFGEANGDVSIARDVMPDLPIAGAFCNGEIGPLSNTTYLHGYTACWGLLRHAPLVELPEG; translated from the coding sequence ATGGTTCCGTTCAACCCCCTCGATTGGTTCCGAGGCTCCGGAGCCCAGGCCAAGTGCCGAACGGCACTCAGTGGCTGTGCCTCTCTAGAGGAGGCTTCAAAAGATGTCACCAATCAACTTGGCTCGGAAAAAGGCGATTTAGCCCTGGTTTTTGTTTCCAACCATTTCGCCAGCGATCTGCCGCGGTTGCTTCCGCTTCTCAGCCAGCGAATCCAGGCCGAACACTGGATTGGTTTTGTTGGAGGCGGCGTTGTTGGAACGGACAGTGCCGGGCGATCGCAAGAGCTGGAACAGACCACGGCCCTCAGCATCACCCTCTTAAATCTCCCGGGAGCTCAGCTGAAGCCGTTTCAACTGGACACTGGCTCTCTCCCGGACCTTGATGGACCGGTTCAAAACTGGCAGGACTGGGTCAGCGTGGACCCAGCAAACAGCCGCTCCCTGTTGCTGTTCATCGATCCCAGTTGCGGAGCGATCAACGACCTCATCAGCGGCCTGGATTACGCCTATCCCAACGCTGCGATCATCGGAGGAATTGCCGCACCCCATAACGCCAGCCATGGATCCCTGCTCCTCAATGGTCAGATCATCAATGGTGCCGCTGGGGTGAGCATCGGTGGCGACTGGGTTCTTGATCCGGTTGTTGCCCAGGGCTGCCGACCGATTGGTCCCGTGTTTGCGATCGAACAAGCCCAACGCAACGTCCTGCTGGAACTCAGCGATGGTGATCGTCGCGACACGCCTGTGGCCTGCTTACAACGCGTCCTGGCCGATCTCAATGCGGAGGACAGAGAGCTGGTGCAGCACTCCCTGTTCCTTGGGGTGGAACGTCGCAATCTGATGCAGGAGTGCCCCAGCGATTTTCTGGTACGCAATCTGATTGGCGTCGACCCACGAAATGGTGCAGTCGCCGTCGCTGAGCGGGTCCGCCCAGGCCAACACGTGCAGTTTCAGCTCCGAGAAGCGCAGTCATCAAGGCAGGAGGCACGCCAGCTGCTGGAGGTCAGCCAAGAGCGTTGTCCCTTGCCACCTCCCCTCTGCGGTCTGTTGTTTGCCTGCCTCGGTCGAGGGAGCGGGCTGTTTGGAGAAGCCAACGGTGATGTTTCGATCGCTCGAGACGTGATGCCCGATCTTCCAATCGCCGGAGCGTTCTGCAACGGCGAGATCGGACCCTTGAGCAACACCACCTACCTGCATGGTTACACCGCTTGCTGGGGCTTACTCCGCCACGCACCTCTTGTTGAGTTACCTGAGGGGTGA
- a CDS encoding DUF3177 family protein has protein sequence MPDLPYRSLVWLTYRLGATFALGVPLVLLIWAGVRREPAIVRLLGLYWKVASLLPISVLLLTDRRPIGYVMAFLAPVLMAVSVWFWVDLNEELADSAPGSALPLTVRIWRWALSGFALLAAGMSATALRCADQLSGAECLAWLEGPQGLHRVAERLFDFVFGGQWSEAVAAFIGYVALVAYVVGLLQWLLVRLPRQGRVAGEF, from the coding sequence GTGCCTGATCTCCCCTATCGCAGTTTGGTTTGGCTGACGTATCGCCTGGGTGCAACGTTTGCCCTCGGCGTCCCGCTTGTGTTGCTGATCTGGGCAGGTGTGCGGCGTGAGCCAGCCATTGTGCGATTGCTGGGTCTGTACTGGAAGGTGGCAAGCCTGCTTCCCATCAGTGTGTTGCTGCTCACCGATCGGCGTCCGATCGGCTATGTCATGGCCTTCCTTGCCCCAGTCCTGATGGCGGTTTCGGTGTGGTTCTGGGTGGATCTCAATGAAGAGCTGGCGGACAGTGCACCGGGTAGTGCCCTACCGCTGACCGTTCGTATTTGGCGCTGGGCGCTCAGTGGATTTGCCTTGCTTGCGGCGGGGATGTCAGCCACGGCATTGCGCTGTGCGGACCAACTGAGCGGTGCTGAGTGCTTGGCCTGGCTGGAAGGCCCCCAGGGATTGCATCGTGTCGCCGAGCGTTTGTTCGATTTCGTTTTCGGTGGTCAGTGGAGTGAGGCTGTTGCCGCATTTATTGGCTATGTGGCTTTAGTGGCCTATGTGGTGGGGCTCCTCCAGTGGCTCCTCGTGCGTCTGCCACGTCAAGGGCGGGTGGCTGGTGAGTTCTGA
- a CDS encoding DUF7734 family protein, giving the protein MSSDSLLPALEAISRDRPDRVLRLRGTVQTSEREEEALEVLIFRGFSSCTTHPTDFDPDRTVLPDGAALETAELLRGPLNPQREERLIGPLPPEQLIDADHWI; this is encoded by the coding sequence GTGAGTTCTGATTCGTTGTTGCCGGCTCTTGAAGCGATCAGTCGCGATCGTCCCGATCGCGTGTTGCGCCTGCGAGGAACTGTGCAGACCTCTGAACGGGAAGAAGAAGCCCTTGAAGTGTTGATCTTTCGTGGCTTCAGCAGCTGCACCACCCATCCCACGGATTTTGATCCGGATCGAACCGTGCTGCCTGATGGAGCGGCACTTGAAACCGCTGAATTGTTGCGCGGTCCACTCAATCCTCAGCGGGAGGAGAGGCTGATCGGGCCCCTGCCTCCTGAGCAATTGATCGATGCAGACCACTGGATCTAA